The window GTGGAGGGCGGTTCATTACATTCGCTTCCTCTTGCTCCGCCTCAAATACAATCGAACAGGTTGGATTAATCATCAATTCAAAAAAAACGATATGTACCGGCAACCAGATCAAGGGCCACCCCATCATTACGGACAGTATCGACATACCTGCTATCGGGATATGTGCGGCAATGACAAATACGACGGCTTTCCGTACATTATCAAAAATCCGGCGCCCTAAAGAAATCGCCGCCACAATAGAACTGAAATCGTCATCGAGTAACACCAAGGCGGATGCCTCTCGCGCGACATCCGTGCCTCGTCCGCCCATGGCGATACCGATATGAGCTGCCTTTAGCGCGGGTGCATCGTTCACGCCATCACCCGTCATGGCTACAATTTCTCCGATATTTTTTAATGCGACGACGAGCCTTAATTTTTGTTCTGGTTGTATTCGACAAAATACGTTGGCTGAATTCGATGGATTGCTTTGTATACGCTGCTCCAAGTCAATATCGCTCATCCCCTCTAATTCTGATCCTGTAATGGCACCCGACGTAACGTCCAGTCCACTTTGCATTGCGATACTAAGAGCAGTCGCCGGATAGTCACCAGTAATCATCATCACACGAATGCCAGCAGCATGACATTCCGTAACAGCCTTCCTGACGCTAGGTCGCAGGGGATCAGCCAGAGCGATTAATCCGGTTAGCTGAAATTTAAAATCATGTTGAATTTCGGGCAGGTCGCCACGCCGGAAGCTTGCTTTGGCCACGGCGAGTACGCGTAGTCCTTGCTTTGCAACCTGATTAACCTGAATGTTAATCTGTTGCGTCGCGCTTTCCGATAGATGGCATAAATCAATGATTGCTTCGGGGGCACCTTTTGCTGCGATCACATAATCCACAAGATCAGGGGATTGCCACACGCGTGACATTGCAAGCAATTCAGGTGACAGAGGATAGTCCTCAATTAAGCTCCAATTTGCGTGTAGATGTTCGGTTCCACGCAGCGCGATTTTTCCAGCTTCGTTAATGGCTTTCTCCATCGGATCAAACGGATTTCTATGACTCGATAGGATGGCAAATTCCAAAGTTTCATGGAACTTCTCTGGAAAATGTTCTGGTTTTAAGGACTGCATGTCATTAAATTGCTGCACTAGATCTTGTTCGTCAGGGTCTTTTGCAGGAAGTATGATCTGGGACAAAGCCATGCGATTTTCAGTCAAGGTGCCAGTTTTATCGACGCACAGAACAGTCGTCGCACCTAGCATCTCAATGGCAGAAATACGTCTTGCTAAGACTCGCTTTTTTGCGATACGCCACGAGCCTATCCCTAGAAAAATCGTCAGAATCAAAGGTAATTCTGCGGGCAATAATGACATTGCTAAGGTCAATCCCGCTAAAATTCCGGTCATCCAGTCGTTACGGGAGATGCCATACCATGCCATCAAAAAGAGAACCAGAGCGATGCTCGATAATGCGATGACTTTGACAGCGTGCTGAGTCTCAGTTTGGATTCGACTTGGCTCAGTTTCCAATGTAAATAAGGCATTGCCCACACGTCCAAGCGCGGTATTGCCAGCAGTTGCCACTACTTGTGCCTTGCCGGTACCCTGCACCACCAAAGTTCCTGAATAGATACAGGGGTGATCATCGCCACCAGGCATCACCATGTCTTCGCTGAATAGCTCGCTTGCTAATTTTCTAACGGGAATAGATTCACCGCTTAACAGAGACTCATCAACGGTCAGACCTTGACTTTCGATAAGAAAGGCATCTGCCGGAATACGGTCACCTTCAACTAGTAAGATGATGTCTCCCAGAACAACATCTCGTCCTGGAACTCTCTGTTGTGTAGAGTTGCGTAAAACAAGTGCCTGTGGACTAGAAAGATCTCGCAACGCCTCAAGAGCACGTTCACTTTTTTTCTCTTGAGAAAAGCTCATTCCTATAATGATGAAGACGGATCCAAGCAAGATCGCGGCATCTTCTATATTGCCCAACACCAAATAAATAGCTCCACAGGCAATCAATAAAACAAACATAGGCTCGCTAACGATTGTCCACGCGATCGCTTGAAACGAGCGCGGCTTAGCTGACGGTAAATCGTTCCACCCGTTTGTGTGCAATTTTGTTTCTACTTCATTGGTAGTTAAACCGCTTGTCGAATTGGTTAAGATAGACATGAGTTTTCTTTCCTAACATTGATGCGCCGCATAAGAGAGAGCATTCTTGATATAAAAAATGCGAATGAAAATACATCTTTAGGTAATACCAGCTCGAACCCAGATTTTCTAGTAGTACATCTACAATTGTCTTTATAGCGTCAGCACGCAAATCACGATGGTGTTATTGCTCTCAACATCGTACGCTTTTAGGGACTCTATGAGGCGATAGCGATCCAGCCGAAAATCCAGATTCAATATAGTGTTGGGCTATATTTTGGTTTGCTCGATACCGAACAAGCTTGATTGATGAGTCTGCATTATGAATCTTCATTGCGAAGATAATCGTGTCATAAAAAATCTGAGTAACGCTTGATCTAGCTCAAGTAATCTAGTGTTAGGAATTGGCATCCCAGGACAATTTGTCTAAGGTAAAGTCTAAGGCTGAATTGTGTTTGGAAGGCGAATGTGATGTTGGAATAGGTCGAACTATGATTTAGACAAAATACGCGGTGTCATTCATCTGTTTCGCAATTCAATAAAGTCAATTTAAAAAATAAAAACTCAGTTACACAGTAGTAGGCACTGCTAACACTAACTTCAAAACACGCGTTTTAAGTTACGCATAATCTTTATTTCAATG of the Undibacterium sp. 5I1 genome contains:
- a CDS encoding cation-translocating P-type ATPase, with translation MSILTNSTSGLTTNEVETKLHTNGWNDLPSAKPRSFQAIAWTIVSEPMFVLLIACGAIYLVLGNIEDAAILLGSVFIIIGMSFSQEKKSERALEALRDLSSPQALVLRNSTQQRVPGRDVVLGDIILLVEGDRIPADAFLIESQGLTVDESLLSGESIPVRKLASELFSEDMVMPGGDDHPCIYSGTLVVQGTGKAQVVATAGNTALGRVGNALFTLETEPSRIQTETQHAVKVIALSSIALVLFLMAWYGISRNDWMTGILAGLTLAMSLLPAELPLILTIFLGIGSWRIAKKRVLARRISAIEMLGATTVLCVDKTGTLTENRMALSQIILPAKDPDEQDLVQQFNDMQSLKPEHFPEKFHETLEFAILSSHRNPFDPMEKAINEAGKIALRGTEHLHANWSLIEDYPLSPELLAMSRVWQSPDLVDYVIAAKGAPEAIIDLCHLSESATQQINIQVNQVAKQGLRVLAVAKASFRRGDLPEIQHDFKFQLTGLIALADPLRPSVRKAVTECHAAGIRVMMITGDYPATALSIAMQSGLDVTSGAITGSELEGMSDIDLEQRIQSNPSNSANVFCRIQPEQKLRLVVALKNIGEIVAMTGDGVNDAPALKAAHIGIAMGGRGTDVAREASALVLLDDDFSSIVAAISLGRRIFDNVRKAVVFVIAAHIPIAGMSILSVMMGWPLIWLPVHIVFFELMINPTCSIVFEAEQEEANVMNRPPRSTKAKIFDRPLFMMGLQQGVFLLLILVAVYMGSTQLGLHTEQARALTFSAMIVGDIWLILINRSSSLPFFASLKLPNPALWWVIASGVTMLGLALFVPFMSQLFHFVSPPSSVLLLMLISVNMLLTLFVVATKFLSPREV